The DNA sequence CTGCAAGAAATAAAGAGCGCTCAGTAAAGTGGGAATCCCAATCGAAACATCCCCAAAAGCGAATTACCGGCGTAAAAGAACGAGCAGACGTAGACAAATAGTTAGTAAAAGCACAATTGTAGAGCCACTAAATTATAGTACGATATTGAGAAAGTGGGGGTCGTTATCGGTCACAACGGACAAGTGATACCAGCGTATCCCCCAGGTCAAAATGTCCCGAAATGGGATAACGCATGGGAAGATGACTGACAAAGAGAATATGTTCGAGCTGGTCATTGATTACGACGAACAGTTCCACGAACAGGTCCAAAGTGGGGACCCAAACCCATTAGCGGACCTCACAATTAGAGCCGGTGAGTATGACCTGACTGGTGCATCCGGTGATAGGTTTTATCTTGATGATTATGTATATTTCAACCTACGAAAACAATTGGATGCGATTGAGTCTATCCTCGCCGGAAATAGGAACGAGTTGACATTTTATAATATTCCTAATGACCTTATTCTTGACCCTGAAAATGCGACTATCTTCGTGTCGCTAGTGAAGTCATCCGGTGAACCCAAAAACGATGCCGTACCCGAAGATGGTGTCCCAATCACGATGAGAGCCTTTATTGAGGGTGTCGTTAATGCAGCTGAGGAATTCCACGAGAAAGTTATTGAGGTGAATCCAGACCTAGAGGATAGTGAACAGATGCGGACATTACGTGACCTCATACAGAACGCCAAAGAAAAATTATCCGATATTAATTGAATATATAATGTGTTCATAAATGAAAATTGGAATAGATGTGTGGTGGAAGTCTCAATTAGCGTTATAAGATTATCTTGACGGTCCACGGTCGTAGTCGGTGCTTCGTAGAAAATCAAAATATGAGGGTTGCTCAATCACCGCACTTCACCGAAGTGGTGAGCATCACCAGACTGTCGTTCTGCAACCTCGAAGGCTTCCACAGTCGACTTCACTACCGCCGGAATGTATAACCACCCAACGGCTTTCAACAGAGCCTTCCGCCCCGTCCCACTCCGCCGGTTGAATCTGACGAGTTTCCTCGGCAAGGTCACGAATATACGCTTGAAGTGCGTCCATCTCGTCACGAGCGTCGTCGAGCGTTTTCGCTTTCATCTTCGCCTTAATCTGGTCTTCATCCCATGTTCCGGTTCCCCGCTTGAGTTTCACCGTGAGCGAAAAACCGACGTCGCGCCGCTCGATGGACTCCGTCGGTGACAATTCGTCATTGGTCGATTTCGACTCGGTCGCTGCACGAGAAAACGAGTTGTATTCGAGGGACGACTTCGAGTCCCCCGCACCTCTCAGGGAGTGTAAAACTCACGCGGTCACTCCATCACGGGGTTCACTGACTGCGTAACTGTTCTGCACCCAAGAGAAGATAAGACGACGTTTGACATTCACCCTCAGAACGCTTTAATTCGGTCGGCTAAGTTCTCAAGAACGCTTGGGAGTACATCCCACTAGTTGCTTGCGTCCTCTGCATCGTCACCAGGCGTCGTTGCATCTAGCGGTGGATGAAAGTGCGAGCGGGTGTTGTGGCTGTTCGAATGGCGGTCCCATCGACATTCCCCGTGGTCACCATCGGTGAACTGCACGGAGTAGTGGACGGTGAACTCGTCTGTTTCGTACCACCGAATCTGGAGATACGCCCGGTCGATAGCCGCCGGAAGTACCCCATATCGTACTCTGCCACGACGGAACTCGGCGCATAATCTGGCTGGGACACGACCTCAGAGAACCGCTGGTTTCATTCGAGGTGTTGGCTAGCCCTTTGGGTGGCCCCTGGTGGCGGTGACATCCTATGGCTACCTGTCGGTCTCTCAGTTCCAGCGGTAGACACGGACGGGGTGAGCTACGCGGAGGAGGACATCAATTATCTCCGTCGATTACTCTTGTCTCGTCCGATTTCATAATATATGGGTCCTACGCATAGGTATAGAAAAACCCCGAGAGCTATCATAGTAAGCATCCCGTTTCGGGTAAGATAATGGCCCCCATCTGACGCTCCTAATACAACTCCGTATAGAACCATAATAAAATAGATATCGACGTATAAAGATACGGAATCCTGAGACGTAGATGATGACTCTTCGCTATCCCGTCACACCCAGTAGACGGAAGGCTTGAAGGTCAGATGACCAACCGTCCACCCTCGAGATCGAATCCATCGAAGCCATCGACACTCCGCTCGGCAGCCCGCTCTTCGAGTTCCTCAAGGTCGACACCTCTTGAACGACCGCTTTTCGATTTCTCGAGGCCGGTTGAATCCAACAGGACATCCATCATCCCTCCGAGGGCGATGGACCATCCCCGTTTCTCTGCATGGTCAAGGACCGGATGGGCGTCTGGTGCAACCTTCGAACTGCGTGGAGACTCCGACGGGTTCTCCTTGATATAGCCGCCGCCATGCTTCGGACAGGTTCCCAGATAGTCTACGTGGCGTTCACTCGGCACCTCACCGGCGAGCACCTTCTCCTTGACCGTCTCGAAGTCATCCTGCAACCGCTGTGACCACGTCTCATCCGGTTCCCAGATATCGACCCAGACGACAGGGTAGTCGGCGCGGTCTTCGCCGACCACGTGAACGTACCAGATGATGAGCATCTTCGAGAGCTTCTTCCGGAGTGCGGGGACGTCCGTCCAATGGTCGGCCTCAGCGATGGCGTTATAGTCGACCATGCTGAGGACGAGTCGCTCCTTCGGACGAACCAAATCATCGTCGCCGGTGAGCTTGAGCGGCGTCACCTTGAGCTCGATTCCTGCATCTGGGAAGTCCGGCTTCGGAGAACTGTTGATGGGAATCCCGAAGTAGCCCTCCTCGATGACATTAGCAGCACCGTGTTTCGACCGAGCGCGCTCGTCATCTGCCATCCCGAGGATGTCTTCGCTAATCTCCCCGAACGTCTCTCCTAAGAGTACCTTCGCGGCTTCGCTAATCTCTTCTTCTGTTGCATCTTGGCCGATAGGTTCGAAGTCCATCTTCTTTGACCCATCGTACCGGTCTCATCACCGGGTTTTGAACCCCTAGGTGATAGACCTGAACAATTGTATCACTTGCATTAAATCCTGGACGTAAACTGTAGGTACTGATGAGTAAGAGGGCTTATCCAGAATTCATCTGGGCGAAGGCGTGGGAGGTCTCCATCTCGGGGTCCTGGTTGAGCGTCCTCCCCATCTGCTCAATCAGCCCCACCACCAACGCGTTCCCCATGCAGGTATATCGCCAGTTCTCGGGCATTCCTGTGTCCGTCCATCCATCGGGGAAGTCCATGAGACGTTCGACCTCGATAGGGGTTAGGATACGGAGGTCGCCAGTCGCCGGGTCCTCAACGACGTGTTTCTCTCGTCCTGGCGAGGTCGTTCCTTCGCTGGTCAAGAGAGTCCGGGATGGGCGATCGAGCGGATCGGGGAACGGAATCGCCCCCTCGCTAAACGTGTACTCGTATCCCTCGTCGGTCACCCGTTCCTCCTCCTTCGAACCCTTCATGTACTCCCATCGTTCAATCTCATCCTCTGAGAGGTAGTACTTCTCAGGGACACCGCCAGTCTCGAGAACGTCACCGAGCGTCGTCTCCCACTCACTCTCAGGGTCGACATCCCGTGTCCAAACATCACCATCGACCATCGCACCGGACTTCTTGAAGTGGAACTCGAAGCTCTCGCTCGTCTCCTTCGGGT is a window from the Halorussus sp. MSC15.2 genome containing:
- a CDS encoding MutH/Sau3AI family endonuclease, giving the protein MDFEPIGQDATEEEISEAAKVLLGETFGEISEDILGMADDERARSKHGAANVIEEGYFGIPINSSPKPDFPDAGIELKVTPLKLTGDDDLVRPKERLVLSMVDYNAIAEADHWTDVPALRKKLSKMLIIWYVHVVGEDRADYPVVWVDIWEPDETWSQRLQDDFETVKEKVLAGEVPSERHVDYLGTCPKHGGGYIKENPSESPRSSKVAPDAHPVLDHAEKRGWSIALGGMMDVLLDSTGLEKSKSGRSRGVDLEELEERAAERSVDGFDGFDLEGGRLVI